From Panthera uncia isolate 11264 chromosome X, Puncia_PCG_1.0, whole genome shotgun sequence, the proteins below share one genomic window:
- the PRR32 gene encoding proline-rich protein 32: MACIENVLGGHAPSPRGVVADECGIREPRPDDMSLQCPSSLPKDDAEPLGHHRVLLRPPLYVLTDLAREQLERPFQTAGACIPVDSSRSHKHPCGSPPAVAQESLATAEVNSSEGLAGWRLRGEDSINVPQDFSGSTPPLMIGGARVSSGGTERGGNNARLYVALPQGQGFFPSRGPQVRDPLHIPTVRSGVMMELPSRNTRMTGKERLAHVSFPPGGLRHPVENWPRPLPLSSSTPGLPSRPTAHCFIPPRPPSFSPFLAMPIAFAPPPIFGPPLPSYFANFPSWGMPAPAPSNRENN; this comes from the exons ATGGCTTGTATTGAAAATGT cCTTGGAGGGCATGCCCCTTCACCCAGAGGAGTAGTTGCAGACGAGTGTGGGATCCGGGAGCCACGCCCTGACGACATGTCCCTCCAGTGTCCGAGTTCTCTGCCGAAAGATGATGCAGAACCTTTGGGCCACCATCGTGTCCTGCTGAGACCTCCTCTTTATGTGCTGACCGACCTGGCAAGAGAGCAGCTGGAGCGCCCCTTCCAGACCGCGGGAGCCTGCATTCCTGTCGATAGTTCGAGATCTCACAAACACCCCTGTGGGTCACCACCTGCTGTTGCGCAAGAGTCCTTAGCAACAGCAGAAGTAAATAGCTCTGaggggctggcaggctggaggCTTAGGGGAGAGGATTCTATTAATGTGCCCCAGGATTTCTCTGGCAGCACTCCCCCACTGATGATAGGGGGCGCAAGGGTCAGCAGTGGGGGCACCGAGAGAGGTGGCAATAATGCGAGGTTATACGTGGCTTTGCCACAAGGTCAGGGGTTCTTTCCATCTAGGGGTCCACAAGTAAGAGACCCCCTTCATATCCCCACCGTTAGATCAGGGGTGATGATGGAGCTGCCTTCAAGAAATACGAGAATGACTGGGAAAGAAAGGCTGGCTCATGTTTCTTTCCCACCAGGAGGCCTGCGGCACCCTGTGGAGAACTGGCCAAGGCCTCTCCCATTGTCTTCCAGTACTCCAGGTTTACCTTCTCGCCCTACCGCTCATTGCTTTATACCTCCAAGACCTCCAAGTTTCAGTCCATTTCTTGCTATGCCTATTGCTTTTGCTCCACCCCCAATATTTGGTCCTCCACTGCCTTCTTATTTTGCCAATTTTCCTTCCTGGGGTATGCCGGCTCCTGCGCCCTCAAACAGAGAGAACAACTGA